A genomic window from Balaenoptera acutorostrata chromosome 20, mBalAcu1.1, whole genome shotgun sequence includes:
- the EPN2 gene encoding epsin-2 isoform X2: protein MTTSSIRRQMKNIVNNYSEAEIKVREATSNDPWGPSSSLMTEVADLTYNVVAFSEIMSMVWRRLNDHGKNWRHVYKALTLLDYLIKTGSERVAQQCRENIFAIQTLKDFQYVDRDGKDQGVNVREKAKQLVALLKDEERLKAERAQALKTKERLAQVATGVGSSQLTFGRGSSQPNLSTSYSEQEHGKAGGSPASYHGSTSPRVSSELEQARPQTSGEEELQLQLALAMSREVAEQEERLRRGDDLRLQMALEESRRDTVKVPRKKEHGSHPQQTTLLDLMDALPSAGPAAPKAEPWGPSASASQTNPWGAPAAPGSTSDPWPSFGAKPATSVDPWGVPTGAGTRSVPRGSDPWAAPQQPAPSAGKAADPWAAASAAKPASPSGAFDLFSNLNGTIKDDFSEFDNLRTSEKAAKAASPPAQNHGTTSPDPFESQPPTVASSKPSGTRKTPESFLGPSAALVNLDSLVTRPAPPAQPLNPFLAPGAAAASAPVNPFQVNQPQPLTLNQLRGSPVLGSSASFGPGPAVEPVAVASMTSAASHPALGAGGSSLPPLGPAAMNMVGSLGVPPSAAQATGTTNPFLL, encoded by the exons ATGACGACTTCTTCTATCAGACGGCAGATGAAAAACATCGTGAACAATTACTCGGAAGCCGAAATAAAGGTCCGGGAAGCCACCTCCAACGACCCGTGGGGCCCGTCCAGCTCCCTGATGACGGAGGTCGCAGACCTGACCTACAACGTGGTGGCCTTCTCGGAGATCATGAGCATGGTGTGGAGGCGGCTCAACGACCACGGCAAGAACTGGCGGCACGTGTACAAGGCGCTGACGCTGCTCGACTACCTCATCAAGACGGGCTCGGAGCGCGTGGCCCAGCAGTGCCGCGAGAACATCTTCGCCATCCAGACCCTGAAGGACTTCCAGTACGTCGACCGCGACGGCAAGGACCAGGGCGTCAACGTGCGCGAGAAGGCCAAGCAGCTGGTGGCCCTGCTGAAGGACGAGGAGCGGCTGAAGGCCGAGCGGGCCCAGGCGCTCAAGACCAAGGAGCGCCTGGCCCAGGTGGCCACCGGCGTGGGCAGCAGCCAGCTCACCTTCGGCCGGGGCTCCAGCCAGCCCAACCTCTCCACCAGCTACTCGGAGCAGGAGCACGGCAAGGCCGGGGGGTCGCCGGCCTCCTACCACGGCT CCACCTCCCCACGGGTGTCCTCGGAGCTGGAGCAGGCGCGGCCGCAAACGAGCGGGGAAGAGGAGCTGCAGCTGCAGCTGGCGCTGGCCATGAGCAGAGAGGTGGCCGAGCAG GAAGAGCGCCTCAGGCGGGGAGATGACCTCAGGTTGCAGATGGCCTTGGAAGAAAGCCGCAGAGACACAGTTAAAgttccaagaaaaaaagag CATGGCTCCCACCCGCAGCAGACCACGCTGTTGGACCTGATGGACGCCCTGCCCAGTGCGGGCCCTGCTGCCCCGAAGGCGGAGCCCTGGGGCCCTTCCGCTTCAGCCAGCCAGACCAACCCCTGGGGTGCTCCGGCAGCCCCCGGCAGCACTTCGGACCCCTGGCCGTCGTTCG GTGCCAAGCCAGCCACCTCTGTCGACCCATGGGGGGTGCCCACCGGAGCCGGCACACGCTCCGTCCCCAGGGGCTCCGACCCCTGGGCCGCCCCGCAGCAGCCAGCCCCCAGCGCCGGGAAAGCCGCCGACCCCTGGGCCGCAGCGTCGGCAGCCAAGCCCGCGTCCCCCTCTG GGGCTTTTGATCTCTTCAGTAATTTGAATGGTACAATTAAAGATGACTTTTCTGAATTTGACAACCTCCGAACTTCAGAGAAAGCAG CCAAGGCGGCCTCTCCGCCGGCCCAGAACCATGGAACTACCAGCCCCGACCCCTTTGAGTCCCAGCCCCCGACCGTGGCCTCAAGCAAGCCCAGCGGCACCCGGAAAACCCCCGAGTCCTTCCTGGGCCCCAGCGCGGCCCTGGTGAACCTGGACTCGCTGGTGACCAGGCCAGCCCCGCCGGCACAGCCCCTCAACCCCTTCCTGGCGCCAG GTGCCGCCGCGGCCTCAGCCCCGGTCAACCCCTTCCAGGTGAACCAGCCGCAGCCGCTGACGCTGAACCAGCTGCGGGGGAGTCCGGTGCTGGGGAGCAGCGCGTCCTTCGGGCCCGGCCCGGCTGTGGAGCCCGTGGCTGTGGCCTCCATGACGTCCGCAGCCTCCCACCCAGCTCTGGGGGCTGGCGGCTCCTCCCTGCCGCCGCTGGGCCCCGCCGCGATGAACATGGTGGGCAGCCTGGGCGTCCCCCCGTCGGCGGCTCAGGCCACCGGCACAACCAACCCGTTCCTCCTCTAG
- the EPN2 gene encoding epsin-2 isoform X1, translating to MTTSSIRRQMKNIVNNYSEAEIKVREATSNDPWGPSSSLMTEVADLTYNVVAFSEIMSMVWRRLNDHGKNWRHVYKALTLLDYLIKTGSERVAQQCRENIFAIQTLKDFQYVDRDGKDQGVNVREKAKQLVALLKDEERLKAERAQALKTKERLAQVATGVGSSQLTFGRGSSQPNLSTSYSEQEHGKAGGSPASYHGSTSPRVSSELEQARPQTSGEEELQLQLALAMSREVAEQEERLRRGDDLRLQMALEESRRDTVKVPRKKEHGSHPQQTTLLDLMDALPSAGPAAPKAEPWGPSASASQTNPWGAPAAPGSTSDPWPSFGKDLPRAKPATSVDPWGVPTGAGTRSVPRGSDPWAAPQQPAPSAGKAADPWAAASAAKPASPSGAFDLFSNLNGTIKDDFSEFDNLRTSEKAAKAASPPAQNHGTTSPDPFESQPPTVASSKPSGTRKTPESFLGPSAALVNLDSLVTRPAPPAQPLNPFLAPGAAAASAPVNPFQVNQPQPLTLNQLRGSPVLGSSASFGPGPAVEPVAVASMTSAASHPALGAGGSSLPPLGPAAMNMVGSLGVPPSAAQATGTTNPFLL from the exons ATGACGACTTCTTCTATCAGACGGCAGATGAAAAACATCGTGAACAATTACTCGGAAGCCGAAATAAAGGTCCGGGAAGCCACCTCCAACGACCCGTGGGGCCCGTCCAGCTCCCTGATGACGGAGGTCGCAGACCTGACCTACAACGTGGTGGCCTTCTCGGAGATCATGAGCATGGTGTGGAGGCGGCTCAACGACCACGGCAAGAACTGGCGGCACGTGTACAAGGCGCTGACGCTGCTCGACTACCTCATCAAGACGGGCTCGGAGCGCGTGGCCCAGCAGTGCCGCGAGAACATCTTCGCCATCCAGACCCTGAAGGACTTCCAGTACGTCGACCGCGACGGCAAGGACCAGGGCGTCAACGTGCGCGAGAAGGCCAAGCAGCTGGTGGCCCTGCTGAAGGACGAGGAGCGGCTGAAGGCCGAGCGGGCCCAGGCGCTCAAGACCAAGGAGCGCCTGGCCCAGGTGGCCACCGGCGTGGGCAGCAGCCAGCTCACCTTCGGCCGGGGCTCCAGCCAGCCCAACCTCTCCACCAGCTACTCGGAGCAGGAGCACGGCAAGGCCGGGGGGTCGCCGGCCTCCTACCACGGCT CCACCTCCCCACGGGTGTCCTCGGAGCTGGAGCAGGCGCGGCCGCAAACGAGCGGGGAAGAGGAGCTGCAGCTGCAGCTGGCGCTGGCCATGAGCAGAGAGGTGGCCGAGCAG GAAGAGCGCCTCAGGCGGGGAGATGACCTCAGGTTGCAGATGGCCTTGGAAGAAAGCCGCAGAGACACAGTTAAAgttccaagaaaaaaagag CATGGCTCCCACCCGCAGCAGACCACGCTGTTGGACCTGATGGACGCCCTGCCCAGTGCGGGCCCTGCTGCCCCGAAGGCGGAGCCCTGGGGCCCTTCCGCTTCAGCCAGCCAGACCAACCCCTGGGGTGCTCCGGCAGCCCCCGGCAGCACTTCGGACCCCTGGCCGTCGTTCGGTAAAGACCTCCCTC GTGCCAAGCCAGCCACCTCTGTCGACCCATGGGGGGTGCCCACCGGAGCCGGCACACGCTCCGTCCCCAGGGGCTCCGACCCCTGGGCCGCCCCGCAGCAGCCAGCCCCCAGCGCCGGGAAAGCCGCCGACCCCTGGGCCGCAGCGTCGGCAGCCAAGCCCGCGTCCCCCTCTG GGGCTTTTGATCTCTTCAGTAATTTGAATGGTACAATTAAAGATGACTTTTCTGAATTTGACAACCTCCGAACTTCAGAGAAAGCAG CCAAGGCGGCCTCTCCGCCGGCCCAGAACCATGGAACTACCAGCCCCGACCCCTTTGAGTCCCAGCCCCCGACCGTGGCCTCAAGCAAGCCCAGCGGCACCCGGAAAACCCCCGAGTCCTTCCTGGGCCCCAGCGCGGCCCTGGTGAACCTGGACTCGCTGGTGACCAGGCCAGCCCCGCCGGCACAGCCCCTCAACCCCTTCCTGGCGCCAG GTGCCGCCGCGGCCTCAGCCCCGGTCAACCCCTTCCAGGTGAACCAGCCGCAGCCGCTGACGCTGAACCAGCTGCGGGGGAGTCCGGTGCTGGGGAGCAGCGCGTCCTTCGGGCCCGGCCCGGCTGTGGAGCCCGTGGCTGTGGCCTCCATGACGTCCGCAGCCTCCCACCCAGCTCTGGGGGCTGGCGGCTCCTCCCTGCCGCCGCTGGGCCCCGCCGCGATGAACATGGTGGGCAGCCTGGGCGTCCCCCCGTCGGCGGCTCAGGCCACCGGCACAACCAACCCGTTCCTCCTCTAG